One Owenweeksia hongkongensis DSM 17368 genomic region harbors:
- a CDS encoding radical SAM/SPASM domain-containing protein, with product MSELKRKFKSLAADKPLIWKAIKKGQELKYNYQYQRYYGKFKTETASITEINLEFCSNCNLRCKFCALDHLKPKTYMSLKVLDTLFENLLHENRFERVKTINLYNGGETLMHPNKLKLFERIKYYQTLFKAMDRPFPKIVLLTNGMLLRSKLAREILSLKVLDEVGFSLDGGSPEAFEDVRVNAKWEKFSRNVKDFINLKKDLHPECKTFGISIVMAPHPLNDTWMHPEFREITQMLDSVEYRRLHDWGGQVDIGEKQKVNKKGCDLLMKQMVILPNGDVSVCCNDLNSEGVVGNILKDTLYDVYKGQQRLRYVHLLHDGRKDELDLCKNCVSF from the coding sequence ATGTCAGAATTGAAGCGAAAATTTAAAAGCCTAGCTGCCGATAAGCCCTTGATATGGAAAGCCATAAAAAAAGGTCAGGAGCTGAAGTACAATTATCAGTACCAAAGGTATTATGGCAAGTTCAAAACGGAGACCGCTTCAATTACCGAAATCAACCTTGAATTTTGTAGCAATTGCAATCTTAGGTGTAAGTTTTGTGCTTTAGATCACTTGAAGCCCAAAACTTATATGAGTTTGAAGGTACTCGATACATTGTTTGAAAACCTCTTGCACGAAAATCGTTTTGAAAGAGTTAAAACCATCAACCTATATAATGGTGGCGAAACTTTGATGCATCCCAATAAACTCAAGTTGTTTGAGCGCATTAAGTATTACCAAACTCTTTTTAAAGCAATGGACAGGCCTTTTCCTAAAATAGTATTGCTCACCAATGGGATGCTTTTGCGTTCCAAATTGGCGCGAGAAATACTGAGTTTGAAAGTGTTGGATGAAGTAGGCTTTAGTTTGGATGGAGGTTCACCAGAAGCATTTGAGGATGTGCGTGTAAACGCCAAATGGGAGAAATTTTCTAGAAACGTAAAGGATTTTATAAACCTTAAAAAAGACCTTCACCCAGAATGCAAAACATTTGGGATTAGTATTGTAATGGCTCCGCACCCTCTTAATGATACATGGATGCATCCTGAGTTTAGAGAAATTACTCAGATGTTGGATTCTGTGGAATACCGCAGGCTACACGATTGGGGCGGACAGGTGGATATTGGCGAAAAGCAAAAAGTAAATAAAAAGGGCTGCGACCTACTGATGAAGCAAATGGTAATTTTGCCAAATGGTGATGTGAGCGTGTGCTGCAACGATTTGAACAGTGAAGGCGTGGTTGGGAATATTTTGAAAGACACCCTTTATGATGTTTACAAAGGACAGCAGCGCTTGCGCTATGTTCATCTTTTACACGATGGTCGCAAGGATGAGTTGGATCTTTGTAAAAACTGTGTGAGTTTTTAA
- a CDS encoding LruC domain-containing protein, translated as MKAKMIYIGLLALVFGGISNAQFSHDFSSTSNLNPFSTPYYTSNSGCFMVGNGSVYDANLDGVLPDLSYLQMMMPVMQLNTGYVITIELTAASSNSVDAYLVTPGGSFNHIQTVHFTGSSQRQTITVHSGAASGFYRPHIVIRNLIGGGTLVLHSINITNATYTAPSTGCNVSTVAPCADTDSDGVCDDVDDYPNDPTKAYSSVVPSTTFMYEDLFPAYGDFDFNDLVVSAKREAITDADNDLRYLVIEAQVKAAGGSIAQGWGLELNGINPSDVVSVNGSDVSGNVMMLGANGTENGQTHAVIPVFDNVNKVITWGGGSFFNTVAGDPVGTGDIITVTIEFAKNSNLALADLNYNFFSFRTTDRSHEIHEIGMAPTSLADVSLFGTMADATNLNSGDTYVSVDGFPWAISTSATDYAVEKTDIVEAFLKFASWAQSGGNSYQDWHTNTTEGTYRNSAKIY; from the coding sequence ATGAAAGCTAAAATGATTTATATAGGCCTATTGGCTCTTGTATTTGGAGGAATCTCTAACGCTCAGTTTAGTCATGATTTTTCAAGTACTTCTAATCTAAACCCGTTTTCGACACCTTACTACACGAGCAATTCAGGTTGTTTTATGGTAGGTAATGGAAGCGTTTATGACGCAAATTTAGATGGTGTTCTTCCAGATCTATCTTACTTGCAGATGATGATGCCTGTAATGCAGTTGAACACAGGGTATGTGATAACAATAGAACTGACTGCTGCTAGCTCAAACTCGGTAGATGCTTATTTGGTTACCCCAGGAGGGTCTTTTAATCATATTCAGACAGTGCATTTTACTGGAAGTTCGCAGCGTCAAACTATTACAGTTCATAGCGGGGCAGCTAGTGGTTTTTACCGCCCACACATTGTTATTCGAAACTTAATTGGTGGTGGAACTTTGGTGTTACACTCTATTAATATAACTAACGCCACATACACAGCTCCTTCTACAGGTTGCAACGTTTCTACAGTTGCGCCATGTGCTGATACCGATTCTGATGGTGTTTGCGATGATGTAGATGATTATCCAAACGATCCTACTAAGGCCTACAGCTCTGTGGTGCCATCTACCACCTTTATGTACGAAGATCTTTTCCCTGCCTATGGCGATTTTGATTTTAACGACTTAGTAGTTTCAGCTAAAAGAGAAGCCATTACAGATGCAGATAATGACCTTCGCTATTTGGTGATAGAGGCACAGGTAAAAGCTGCTGGTGGATCAATTGCACAAGGTTGGGGCTTAGAGTTAAATGGAATCAACCCATCTGATGTGGTAAGTGTAAATGGTAGTGATGTTTCAGGAAATGTAATGATGCTAGGAGCAAATGGTACAGAAAATGGCCAAACCCATGCAGTAATTCCGGTATTTGACAATGTAAATAAAGTGATAACCTGGGGAGGTGGATCTTTCTTTAATACAGTTGCCGGAGATCCTGTAGGTACAGGCGATATTATTACGGTTACTATCGAATTTGCAAAAAACAGTAATCTAGCGTTGGCTGATCTTAACTACAACTTCTTTAGCTTTAGAACAACAGATAGAAGCCATGAAATTCATGAAATCGGTATGGCCCCAACAAGCCTTGCAGATGTATCACTTTTTGGAACTATGGCAGATGCCACCAACTTGAATAGTGGGGATACTTATGTGTCTGTAGATGGTTTTCCATGGGCAATATCTACTTCCGCAACTGATTATGCAGTAGAGAAAACAGATATAGTAGAAGCCTTTTTGAAATTCGCTAGCTGGGCACAAAGTGGTGGAAATTCATACCAAGACTGGCACACCAATACTACTGAAGGAACTTACAGAAATAGTGCAAAGATTTACTAG
- a CDS encoding LruC domain-containing protein, whose protein sequence is MKKIFNLLIAACLVSTAQAQFAHTFNSSSSFQPSLDNSGVFNDPGCFRNYTGYPQLFWDNTAGGVKAMSHSNPFIIFFPVMNIQSGYSVKITYSSQVPVVVYFNFGTSSNTFEGGWPSTSLPAAATPTEATINVPSGYTGLLRPYIYSSPSTNLTLHGVEVTNATYSPGPGCTVTNGGGTACTDTDADGVCDNVDDYPNDPNKAYSSMVLPTTFMYEDLFPAYGDFDFNDLVVSAKREAITDADNDLRYLVIEAEVKAAGGSIAQGWGLELNGINPSDVVSVNGSDVSGNVMMLGANGTENGQTHAVIPVFDNVNKVITWGGGSFFNTVAGDPVGTGDIITVTIEFAKSSNLTVGDLDYNFFSFRTGDRSHEIHEMGMAPTNLANQALFGTMADASNLNNGETYASIDGLPWAISTSGTDYAVEKADIVEAFLKLAGWAQSGGNSYQDWHTNTTEGTYRNSAKIY, encoded by the coding sequence ATGAAAAAAATATTTAATTTATTGATAGCAGCGTGTTTGGTGAGTACTGCACAGGCTCAGTTTGCACATACATTTAACAGTAGCTCAAGTTTCCAACCGAGTTTAGACAATAGTGGTGTATTTAATGACCCGGGGTGCTTTCGAAACTATACGGGATATCCTCAGTTATTTTGGGACAATACTGCAGGAGGGGTTAAGGCCATGTCTCACAGCAACCCATTTATAATCTTTTTCCCAGTGATGAATATTCAAAGTGGTTACTCGGTTAAAATTACGTATTCGAGTCAGGTTCCTGTTGTTGTATATTTTAATTTTGGCACTAGCTCCAATACATTTGAGGGAGGGTGGCCCTCGACTAGTTTACCTGCTGCGGCTACTCCTACTGAAGCTACTATTAATGTTCCTTCGGGATATACGGGTTTGTTAAGACCATATATTTACAGTAGTCCGTCAACTAATTTAACCCTTCACGGTGTTGAGGTAACCAACGCCACCTATTCTCCTGGTCCTGGATGTACGGTGACAAATGGAGGCGGTACTGCTTGTACAGATACTGATGCAGACGGTGTATGTGATAATGTAGATGATTACCCGAATGATCCTAATAAAGCTTATAGTTCTATGGTTTTACCTACCACTTTTATGTACGAAGATCTTTTCCCTGCCTATGGCGATTTTGATTTTAATGACTTGGTAGTTTCAGCTAAAAGAGAAGCCATTACAGATGCGGATAATGACCTTCGTTACTTGGTAATAGAGGCCGAAGTAAAAGCTGCTGGTGGATCTATTGCACAAGGTTGGGGCTTAGAGTTAAATGGAATCAACCCATCTGATGTGGTAAGTGTAAATGGTAGTGATGTTTCAGGAAATGTAATGATGCTAGGAGCAAATGGCACCGAAAATGGCCAAACCCATGCAGTAATTCCGGTATTTGACAATGTAAATAAAGTGATAACCTGGGGAGGTGGATCTTTCTTTAATACAGTTGCCGGAGATCCTGTAGGTACAGGCGATATTATTACGGTTACCATTGAATTTGCAAAAAGTAGTAATTTGACAGTAGGGGATCTTGACTACAACTTCTTTAGCTTTAGAACTGGAGATAGAAGTCATGAAATTCATGAAATGGGAATGGCTCCTACAAACTTAGCCAATCAAGCTCTTTTTGGAACTATGGCAGATGCCAGCAACTTGAACAATGGTGAAACCTATGCTTCTATAGATGGACTTCCATGGGCAATATCTACTTCGGGAACTGACTATGCTGTAGAGAAAGCGGATATAGTAGAAGCTTTCCTTAAACTTGCAGGCTGGGCACAAAGTGGTGGTAACTCTTACCAGGACTGGCATACTAATACTACAGAAGGAACTTATAGAAATAGCGCTAAGATTTACTAG
- a CDS encoding DUF3467 domain-containing protein translates to MADENQQMPKEGQVNVELSEEIAEGIYSNLAIINHSSSEFVLDFIKIMPGVPKARVKSRIVLTPQHAKRFLRAMQDNVARFEAQHGEIKDIEQPQIPLNFGGPTGQA, encoded by the coding sequence ATGGCTGACGAAAATCAACAAATGCCTAAAGAAGGGCAAGTAAACGTGGAGTTGAGTGAAGAGATTGCGGAAGGAATTTATTCCAACTTAGCTATCATCAACCACTCATCAAGCGAGTTTGTGTTGGATTTTATCAAAATTATGCCAGGTGTACCCAAGGCTCGAGTAAAGTCGAGAATTGTACTTACCCCACAGCATGCCAAGCGTTTCCTAAGAGCGATGCAAGACAATGTAGCGCGCTTTGAAGCACAGCATGGTGAAATCAAGGATATAGAGCAACCACAAATTCCTCTAAACTTTGGCGGCCCTACTGGGCAGGCATAA
- the rpoC gene encoding DNA-directed RNA polymerase subunit beta', with translation MALRKNDNNSYNSNFKSITISLASPEFLLERSHGEVLKPETINYRTHKPERDGLFCERIFGPVKDYECACGKYKRIRYKGIVCDRCGVEVTEKKVRRERVGHINLVVPVAHIWYFKSLPNKIGYLLGLPTKKLDMIIYYERYVVIQAGNATKPDGSPLGYMEYLTEEEYLEALERLPSENNYLDDSDPNKFIAKMGAEALIDLLARLDLDQLSYDLRHKASTETSQQRKQEALKRLQVVEALRDANTRIENRPEWMIVKVVPVIPPELRPLVPLDGGRFATSDLNDLYRRVIIRNNRLKRLVEIKAPEVILRNEKRMLQEAVDSLFDNTRKSSAVKTDSNRALKSLSDSLKGKQGRFRQNLLGKRVDYSARSVIVVGPEMKLHECGLPKNMAAELYKPFIVRKLIERGIVKTVKSAKKIIDKREPVVWDILENVMKGHPVLLNRAPTLHRLGIQAFQPKLIEGKAIQLHPLVCTAFNADFDGDQMAVHLPLGSAAVLEAQMLMLASHNILNPANGSPITVPSQDMVLGLYYMTKSRKSTPEHPIKGEGLTFYSDEEVQIAHNEGRINLNAPIKVRARVLGEDGNLTMKVIETSAGRVLFNQVVPKNVPFINEVLTKKALREIIADILKQTDIPTTANFLDDIKSLGYGFAFRGGLSFSLGDIIIPEEKDSLVKGAEEQIESILASYNMGLITNNERYNQVIDVWTNTNARLTERAMHHLITDRQGFNPIYMMLDSGARGSKEQIRQLSGMRGLMAKPQKSGSSGGEIIENPIISNFKEGLSILEYFISTHGARKGLADTALKTADAGYLTRRLVDVAQDVIINEPDCGTLRGLEVTALKKNEEVVEPLFERILGRTSLHDVIDPVSGEIYVKSGDVIEEPAARQIEESPVEMVEVRSALTCETDRGICGKCYGRNLSTGKMVQKGEAVGVIAAQSIGEPGTQLTLRTFHVGGTAGNVAEESSIKAKFDGQIDFDELRTVTGEDGDGNEVETVIGRTAEMRLVDEKTGITLATNNVPYGSFLRVKNGAKLKKGDVICDWDPYNAVIISETAGTIKFQDIDQGVTYRVEIDEQTGFMEKVISETRSKKVIPTISIVDAKGNELKHYTLPVGAHIIVEEGDKIKAGKTLVKIPRKSAKAGDITGGLPRVTELFEARNPSNPAVVSEIDGVVSYGKIKRGNREIIVESRTGELKKYLINLSKQILVQENDYVRAGMPLSDGAITPADILAIQGPNRVQEYLVNEVQEVYRLQGVKINDKHFEVIVRQMMRKVDIQDPGDTMFLEGNLVHKNDFIKQNDWIFDKKVVMEPGESENLKAGQIITARKLRDENSLLRRADKQLVEARDAHPATARPILQGITRASLQTKSFISAASFQETTKVLNEAAVNGKRDTLEGLKENVIVGHKIPAGTGLKEYENIIVGSREDYDRLKASEAVEDVEEVKS, from the coding sequence ATGGCTTTAAGGAAAAACGATAATAACAGTTACAACAGCAACTTCAAGAGCATAACAATTAGCCTTGCATCTCCTGAGTTTCTTTTAGAGAGATCTCACGGAGAAGTGCTGAAACCAGAGACGATTAACTACCGTACTCACAAACCAGAGCGTGATGGTCTGTTTTGTGAGCGCATCTTCGGTCCTGTAAAGGATTACGAATGTGCTTGCGGTAAGTACAAGCGTATCCGATATAAGGGTATTGTGTGCGACCGTTGTGGTGTTGAAGTAACTGAAAAGAAAGTACGTAGAGAGCGTGTAGGTCACATCAACTTGGTGGTGCCTGTAGCGCATATCTGGTACTTCAAATCTTTGCCAAACAAAATTGGGTACTTGCTAGGTCTTCCTACCAAGAAACTCGATATGATTATTTATTACGAGCGCTATGTGGTAATTCAGGCGGGTAATGCTACCAAGCCTGATGGTTCACCACTAGGCTACATGGAGTACCTTACTGAAGAAGAATATCTAGAGGCATTGGAGCGCTTACCAAGCGAAAACAATTACCTTGATGATAGCGATCCTAACAAATTCATCGCTAAGATGGGTGCTGAAGCACTTATCGATTTGTTAGCGCGTCTTGACTTGGATCAACTGTCTTATGACCTTCGTCACAAGGCTAGCACCGAAACTTCTCAGCAACGTAAGCAAGAGGCTCTTAAGCGTCTTCAGGTTGTGGAAGCTTTGCGTGATGCAAACACTCGTATTGAAAATCGTCCGGAGTGGATGATCGTTAAGGTGGTACCAGTTATTCCACCAGAACTTCGTCCATTGGTGCCACTTGATGGTGGTCGTTTTGCAACTTCGGATTTGAATGACTTGTACCGTAGAGTAATCATCCGTAACAACCGTTTGAAGAGACTTGTGGAGATTAAAGCTCCAGAAGTAATCCTTCGTAACGAGAAGCGTATGCTTCAAGAAGCGGTAGATTCTCTATTTGACAATACACGTAAATCAAGCGCAGTAAAGACTGATAGCAACCGTGCACTAAAATCTCTTTCTGATTCATTGAAAGGTAAGCAAGGTCGTTTCCGTCAAAACTTACTTGGTAAAAGGGTTGACTACTCTGCACGTTCGGTGATCGTTGTAGGTCCTGAAATGAAATTACATGAGTGTGGTCTTCCAAAAAATATGGCAGCAGAGCTTTACAAGCCTTTCATCGTGCGTAAGCTTATCGAAAGAGGTATTGTAAAAACTGTAAAATCAGCCAAGAAGATTATTGACAAGCGCGAGCCTGTAGTATGGGATATCCTTGAAAATGTAATGAAAGGACACCCTGTATTGCTAAACCGTGCACCAACTCTTCACCGTTTGGGTATTCAGGCTTTCCAGCCAAAACTGATTGAAGGAAAAGCGATCCAGCTTCACCCGCTTGTATGTACTGCATTTAACGCGGATTTTGATGGTGACCAAATGGCGGTTCACTTGCCACTAGGATCAGCAGCGGTTTTGGAGGCTCAAATGTTGATGCTTGCATCTCATAACATTTTGAACCCTGCAAACGGATCTCCTATTACTGTACCTTCTCAGGATATGGTTTTGGGTCTGTATTACATGACCAAAAGCCGTAAGAGTACTCCAGAGCATCCAATCAAAGGAGAGGGGCTTACCTTCTACTCTGATGAAGAAGTTCAGATTGCACACAACGAAGGTCGCATTAACCTAAATGCACCAATCAAAGTGCGTGCTCGCGTACTTGGAGAAGATGGAAACCTTACCATGAAAGTTATTGAAACTTCTGCTGGTAGAGTTTTGTTTAATCAAGTAGTGCCTAAGAATGTACCGTTTATCAACGAAGTACTTACTAAGAAAGCACTTCGTGAGATTATTGCTGATATTCTTAAGCAAACTGATATCCCTACCACAGCTAATTTCCTTGATGATATTAAGTCACTTGGATATGGGTTCGCATTCCGTGGAGGATTGTCGTTCTCGCTTGGAGATATCATTATTCCAGAAGAAAAAGATAGCCTAGTAAAAGGTGCTGAAGAGCAAATCGAAAGCATTCTAGCTAGCTATAACATGGGTCTTATTACCAATAACGAACGTTATAATCAGGTAATTGACGTATGGACAAATACCAACGCCCGCCTTACTGAGCGTGCTATGCATCACCTTATTACCGACCGCCAAGGGTTCAACCCCATCTATATGATGCTTGACTCTGGTGCGAGGGGTTCTAAAGAGCAGATTCGTCAGCTTTCCGGAATGCGTGGTTTGATGGCCAAGCCTCAAAAATCAGGTTCTAGCGGTGGTGAGATTATCGAAAACCCGATTATCTCAAACTTTAAAGAAGGTCTTTCTATCCTTGAGTACTTTATTTCTACTCACGGTGCGCGTAAAGGACTTGCGGATACGGCACTTAAAACGGCTGATGCAGGATACCTAACTCGTAGATTGGTAGATGTGGCTCAGGACGTAATTATCAATGAGCCAGATTGCGGTACTCTTAGAGGATTGGAAGTAACTGCACTTAAGAAGAATGAAGAAGTAGTAGAACCATTGTTCGAAAGAATTTTGGGACGTACTTCACTTCATGATGTGATTGATCCTGTTTCAGGTGAAATATATGTGAAGTCTGGAGATGTTATTGAAGAACCAGCTGCACGCCAAATTGAAGAGTCTCCGGTAGAAATGGTGGAGGTTCGTTCAGCATTGACATGTGAAACCGATAGAGGTATTTGCGGTAAGTGCTACGGTCGTAACCTAAGTACTGGTAAGATGGTACAAAAAGGTGAAGCTGTAGGTGTAATTGCAGCCCAGTCAATTGGAGAACCAGGAACACAGCTTACCCTTCGTACATTCCACGTGGGTGGTACTGCGGGTAACGTTGCTGAAGAATCTTCTATCAAAGCTAAGTTTGATGGTCAGATCGACTTTGACGAACTACGTACCGTAACTGGTGAGGATGGTGATGGTAATGAAGTGGAAACTGTAATCGGTCGTACTGCAGAAATGCGTTTGGTAGACGAGAAAACAGGAATCACTTTGGCTACCAACAACGTACCTTATGGTTCATTCCTAAGAGTGAAAAACGGTGCTAAGCTTAAGAAAGGTGATGTAATCTGTGATTGGGATCCATATAACGCGGTTATCATTTCTGAAACTGCTGGTACTATTAAGTTCCAGGATATTGATCAGGGTGTAACTTACCGTGTAGAGATTGATGAGCAGACAGGTTTCATGGAGAAAGTAATCTCTGAAACCCGTAGCAAGAAAGTTATTCCTACCATCTCTATTGTAGATGCTAAAGGAAACGAACTGAAGCATTATACACTTCCTGTGGGAGCCCACATTATTGTGGAAGAAGGTGATAAGATTAAAGCAGGTAAAACACTTGTTAAGATTCCACGTAAATCTGCAAAAGCGGGTGATATTACTGGAGGTCTTCCACGTGTGACTGAGCTTTTTGAAGCACGTAACCCTTCTAACCCTGCTGTGGTTTCTGAGATTGATGGTGTAGTTTCTTATGGTAAAATCAAGCGTGGTAACCGCGAGATTATCGTAGAAAGCCGTACTGGTGAATTAAAGAAATACCTTATCAACCTAAGTAAGCAAATCCTTGTACAAGAGAACGATTACGTTCGTGCAGGTATGCCACTTTCTGATGGAGCTATTACTCCAGCTGATATTTTGGCTATTCAGGGACCAAACAGAGTTCAGGAATATCTTGTAAATGAAGTGCAGGAAGTTTACCGTCTACAGGGTGTGAAGATTAATGATAAGCACTTTGAGGTAATCGTTCGTCAGATGATGCGTAAGGTAGATATTCAGGATCCGGGTGATACCATGTTCCTGGAAGGAAACCTTGTTCACAAGAATGACTTCATCAAGCAGAATGACTGGATTTTTGATAAGAAAGTAGTGATGGAGCCGGGAGAGTCTGAAAACCTGAAAGCAGGTCAGATTATCACTGCTCGTAAACTAAGAGATGAGAATTCACTTCTACGCAGAGCTGATAAGCAATTGGTAGAGGCACGTGATGCACACCCTGCAACGGCACGTCCGATATTGCAAGGTATCACAAGAGCTTCGCTACAAACCAAGTCGTTTATCTCAGCTGCTTCCTTCCAGGAAACTACTAAAGTACTTAACGAGGCTGCCGTAAATGGTAAACGCGATACTTTGGAAGGCCTGAAAGAAAACGTAATTGTAGGACACAAAATACCTGCTGGTACCGGACTCAAAGAGTACGAAAATATCATAGTAGGTAGCCGTGAAGACTACGATCGTTTGAAAGCAAGCGAGGCTGTAGAAGATGTAGAAGAAGTAAAAAGCTAA